A stretch of Oncorhynchus gorbuscha isolate QuinsamMale2020 ecotype Even-year linkage group LG24, OgorEven_v1.0, whole genome shotgun sequence DNA encodes these proteins:
- the LOC124012188 gene encoding free fatty acid receptor 3-like: protein MPITHLLLSVYIATFLIGVPANILAFCTFCQKVRRKPAPIDILLLNLTISDLIFLTFLPFKMKEAVDDMNWNLPFFLCPVTGFLFYSTIYNSTLLLTAVSVERYLGVAFPIRYALCHRPRYAVVASIICWVVSSLNLSIVYIVPCSHWIYSNGTIMDDPPTTCYLNFTQGQLSILLPVRLELFLVLFCVPFLVCTFCYVNFIRILSRLPNIGRRRRLRAIGLALGTLLVFALCFGPYNVSHVVGFVRKDSESWRAVALLSSTLNACLDPIIFYFSSVAVRSMLSHCFRSFVATLHILKCERGQV from the coding sequence ATGCCGATCACTCATCTGTTGCTGTCTGTTTACATTGCCACCTTCCTGATTGGGGTACCTGCCAACATCCTGGCATTCTGCACCTTTTGCCAAAAGGTGCGCCGCAAACCTGCCCCCATCGACATCCTGCTCCTCAACCTGACCATCTCCGACCTCATCTTCCTCACTTTCCTGCCCTTCAAGATGAAGGAGGCTGTTGATGACATGAACTGGAACCTCCCCTTCTTCTTGTGTCCAGTCACTGGTTTCCTGTTCTACTCCACCATCTACAACAGCACCCTCCTCCTGACCGCGGTGAGTGTGGAGCGCTACCTTGGTGTGGCCTTCCCTATCAGATACGCCCTGTGTCACAGGCCACGCTATGCTGTGGTGGCCAGTATCATATGTTGGGTGGTGTCATCACTGAATCTTAGCATTGTGTACATTGTGCCCTGCTCCCACTGGATATATAGCAATGGGACCATTATGGACGATCCCCCGACAACGTGCTACCTAAACTTCACCCAAGGCCAGCTCAGCATCCTTCTCCCAGTGCGTCTGGAGCTATTCCTGGTCCTCTTCTGCGTCCCCTTCCTGGTCTGCACCTTCTGCTATGTCAACTTCATCCGTATCCTGTCTCGGCTGCCCAACATCGGGCGACGGCGGCGCCTGCGGGCCATTGGGCTGGCTCTGGGCACCCTGTTGGTGTTTGCCCTCTGCTTTGGGCCCTACAACGTATCCCACGTGGTGGGGTTCGTCCGGAAAGACAGCGAGAGTTGGAGGGCTGTAGCGTTGCTCTCCAGTACCCTCAACGCCTGCCTAGACCCCATCATCTTCTATTTCTCCTCGGTGGCTGTCAGGAGCATGCTCAGTCACTGCTTCAGGAGCTTCGTGGCTACACTACACATTTTAAAGTGTGAGAGGGGTCAAGTCTGA
- the LOC124013354 gene encoding free fatty acid receptor 3-like encodes MRPANDISCSFALFVYITTFLIGVPANILAFCTFCRKVRRKPAPIDILLLNLTISDLIFLTFLPFKMKEAVNDFNWTLPYFLCPVTGYLFFSTIYNSTLLLTAVSVERFLSVAYPVRFTAPGRVFHTQLACAVFWILSLAHCSVVFVMQLDKDADNTTCYGNFNDVQLITLLPVRLEMSLVLFCVPFLISTFCYVNFIRILSRLPNISQHRRLRAIGLALGTLLVFALCFGPYNVSHMVGIMQNKVPTWRNNAILLTTLNACLDPIVFYFSSSAVRSTLSLCLKRIKAQLNPMATAAHAGNTPDPMDSTHSSSQKFVAAAKSGTNYTPR; translated from the coding sequence ATGAGGCCAGCAAATGACATTTCATGCAGCTTTGCGCTGTTCGTCTACATCACCACCTTCCTGATCGGGGTACCTGCCAACATCCTGGCATTCTGCACTTTTTGCCGAAAGGTGCGTCGCAAACCTGCCCCCATCGACATCCTGCTCCTCAACCTGACCATCTCTGACCTCATCTTCCTCACTTTCCTGCCCTTCAAGATGAAGGAGGCTGTTAATGATTTTAACTGGACCCTCCCTTACTTCCTGTGTCCAGTCACTGGCTACCTGTTCTTCTCCACCATCTACAACAGCACCCTCCTCCTGACCGCGGTGAGTGTGGAGCGCTTCCTCAGCGTGGCGTATCCCGTAAGGTTTACAGCACCAGGCAGGGTTTTCCACACACAGTTGGCCTGTGCAGTTTTCTGGATCCTGTCCCTTGCCCACTGCAGTGTTGTCTTCGTAATGCAATTAGACAAAGATGCCGACAACACTACCTGCTATGGAAATTTCAATGATGTCCAGCTTATTACCCTTCTCCCGGTACGCTTAGAGATGTCCCTGGTTCTCTTCTGTGTACCCTTCCTGATCAGCACCTTCTGCTATGTGAACTTCATCCGTATCCTGTCTAGGCTTCCCAACATCAGCCAGCACCGGCGCCTGCGTGCCATCGGGCTGGCGTTGGGGACTCTGCTGGTTTTCGCCCTCTGCTTTGGGCCCTACAACGTGTCCCATATGGTGGGGATCATGCAGAATAAAGTCCCTACTTGGCGCAACAATGCCATTCTGCTCACCACCTTAAATGCCTGTCTGGACCCCATTGTCTTCTACTTCTCCTCCTCAGCTGTTAGGAGCACTCTCAGTCTCTGCCTGAAGCGAATCAAGGCTCAGCTCAATCCAATGGCCACAGCCGCCCATGCTGGTAATACACCAGACCCTATGGACTCCACCCATTCGTCCAGCCAGAAGTTTGTCGCTGCTGCCAAAAGTGGGACAAATTACACCCCACGATGA
- the si:dkey-211g8.9 gene encoding free fatty acid receptor 2 produces the protein MQVPVKDFVFLTVYSFTFLLGLPSNLLVLFVYFRKARKRGATPNVVYALNLCLANLALVAWLPVKALETFLQDWPLPSPLCPVYSFFLFSSIYGSCLFLTAVTVGRYLSIAFPISYKLYRRGRISCFISAALWAVVLLHLSLGLVAEGGGGFVSTSSHNVSVCFENFTQDQLDLLLPLRLEMALLLFLMPLAITAFCTLRCVALVWRSCLPVLGKRRVLAVALSTLAVFVVCYLPYNASHIVGFVLQENVHWRTEAMLSSACNVFLEPVVMLMLSPATPRGLMGRLCGRPSRYSRTEGRHCSKTITRDPLANSA, from the exons ATGCAAGTGCCTGTCAAGGACTTTGTCTTCCTGACGGTCTACTCCTTCACGTTCCTGCTGGGCCTCCCCTCCAATCTGCTGGTGCTCTTCGTGTACTTTCGCAAGGCGCGCAAGCGGGGTGCCACGCCCAACGTGGTATACGCACTCAACCTCTGCCTGGCTAACCTGGCACTGGTGGCCTGGCTGCCCGTCAAGGCCCTGGAGACTTTCCTCCAGGACTGGCCTCTTCCATCGCCCCTCTGTCCGGTCTACAGCTTCTTCTTGTTCTCCTCGATCTACGGCAGCTGCCTCTTCCTCACGGCCGTGACGGTGGGCCGCTACCTCAGCATCGCCTTTCCTATCAGCTACAAGCTGTACCGGCGGGGCCGCATCTCCTGCTTCATCAGCGCTGCCCTCTGGGCAGTGGTACTGTTGCACCTGAGTCTGGGCCTGGTGGCAGAAGGCGGGGGTGGTTTCGTGTCCACCTCCAGCCATAATGTGTCAGTCTGCTTTGAAAACTTCACCCAGGACCAGCTGGACCTGCTGCTGCCATTGCGCCTGGAGATGGCGCTCCTCCTCTTCCTAATGCCACTGGCCATTACCGCCTTCTGCACGCTGCGCTGCGTAGCCCTGGTGTGGCGGTCCTGCTTGCCCGTCCTGGGAAAGAGGCGCGTCCTGGCCGTGGCCCTTTCCACACTGGCTGTGTTTGTGGTTTGCTACCTGCCCTACAACGCCTCACACATCGTGGGCTTTGTGCTGCAGGAGAACGTCCACTGGAGGACTGAGGCCATGCTGTCCAGTGCCTGTAACGTCTTCCTGGAGCCTGTGGTCATGCTGATGCTCTCCCCGGCAACGCCCCGCGGCCTCATGGGAAGGCTCTGTGGAAGGCCCAGCAGATACAGCCGGACAGAGGGGCGCCATTGTAGCAAAACCATCACACGGGACCCTCTAGCTAAT TCGGCCTAA